The genome window TTCAATCCATCTGGGCCATTGTCCTCCTCCTTTTCTGGGGTGCATTCGAGAACCTGATAGATTATGTGACGTTTGTGGACTGGATTTTCTATGGCCTTACGGGTCTCTCGGTTTTTGTCTTCAGGAAAAGATTGGCCGATGCCGCCCGCCCTTATAAAGTACCGCTATACCCACTTATTCCGGCCTTTTTCTGCATCGTCGCATTTGCTTTTGTCCTTAATTCCCTAATTGTGAATCCAGCCAAGAAATTTGCCGAAGCGGGTACATATTTTGGCAATGGCGAATGGGGAAGCGCGCTCTTTAGCCTCTTAAATACCGAACCTGTGGCGGGGCTTATCCTGCTTTCCATCGGAACGTTGGTGTACTTTAAGGCTTGGCGCAAAACGAATGCATAACAAAAATGAATGTACAACCCAAAATAGGATTGGCTCTTGGTGGGGGTGGGATGAAAGGTCTTGCTCATTTGGGCGCCCTTTCGGTATTGGAAAAGCGAGGAATAAAGCCAGACTTGGTGGCAGGGTGTAGCATCGGGGCATTGGTGGGGGTGTTTTATGCCGCTGGAATGCCCGTAGAAGAAATCCGGCAGGTTTTTATGACCCAAGACCTGCTGGAACTGATGAGCATTCGTTTAGACGGAAAAGGCTTGATTGATGTGGATGGTTTGGGAGATTTTTTACGGTTTACGCTCCCTTATGGCCGCTTCGAGGACTTGCCTACGCCGTTCTTTGCCATGTGTACAGACATCGAGAAGGGCGAGGAGGTAGTGATCAGTTCCGGACAACTGGCGCCGGCGGTGTTGGCATCTACTGCTGTCCCCGGTATCTTTGCCCCAGTACAACTTGAAGATCGTTGGCTGATTGATGGCGGCTTGTTTAATAACCTACCCGTTCAAGTCTTGCTCGATAACGGGGCCACCCAAACCATTGCTGTTCGGCTGTTTAACCGCAATGATTGGCGTGTATTAGGCCCACAAGATACAGACGACGACCGAGACGGAGAGGTTTCATGGAAAGAAGCCATCAAACACCGCCTCGTGCGCCGAACCCCACTGGGTTTACGTGTTTTGGAACGTTCCTTAGATTTAATGATTCAGCAAGTGGAGCATTTGTATTTACAACTCGCACCACCCGATTTATTGATCGAGCCAGATGTACATGATATCAGCATTCTGGGGTTTACCGAAGACCGTGACCCTATTTTTGAGCGGGGCGTTCTTGCTGCCGAACGCTGTTTTGTGGATGATCAGCCAAAGTGGTTAAGTTGAGCGGGGGAATGGTTTTTTTTGTCATTGTTTAGACCATTGGTCTCTATGTGCATCCAAGACCAATAGCAGCTTGGGGATATGAGACATTGGCTTTTCGACAAAGTAGTGCCACGTCTGTCCTATGCGGCCCTTATAGACGGTTTCCGAAATCGTATAAGTTGCGCACCATCATCCGATACAACCTAATGGAATTATTGAATATGCACAAAACGGTATGGTTTATGTTATGGGCTTTATTTGGCCTTTCAGCTTGTAACCCGCCTCAGCCACCGCCCACCTCTTCATCATCCCCGCCAGTTCGTACCGAAAAGCCCGCCACTGGTTTTACGCGCATCAAAAAGACCATCATTCGCGGAAATCGTAGCCAAAAAAAAATGGCTCTTATCATTTCGGCAGATCAGTTTGCAGAAGGCGGAGGTATTGTCCGCGAGATCCTTGCAAAACACCGCGTAAAAGCCTCTTTTTTCCTGACGGGGCGCTTTTATCGCGATTCCACACGACATGCGTTGATCTTGGGGCTTAAGGAAGACGGACATTACTTGGGTGCACACTCCGACCAGCACTTGGAATATGGTTTTGGCGATAGCCTGATTATTGGAAAACAAGAAATGACGTTGGACTTGTTGGAAAACTATAAAGCCATGGAGAAATTTGGGATTCAGAAAGCGACGGCTCCCTACTTTCTCCCCCCTTATGAATGGTATGATGCTTCTGTTGCCCAGTGGACGCAAGAACTTGGGCTGACACTCATTGGCATGACGCCTGGAAGTCGCTCAAATGCCGATTATACAACGCCGGAAATGCCCAATTACAAAAGCAGTGACGCCATTTTTGAAAGCATTAAGGCGTATGAACAATCGGATTCGGATGGCTTTAATGGCTTTATCATGCTGGTACACATGGGTACTGCTCCAGCAAGAACCGACAAATTTTATAAACGACTGGGCGAATTGGTGACGTGGCTCAAGAAAAAAGAATATCAATTGGTACGGATTGATGAGCTACTGGGGGCGAAATCGCCTTTGCCCAAGCCCATTAGTACCACCGAAATTCCCGCAGATATTCCATTGGAGGCCAATGGAAAAGTTCCAGCCGATTATTGCCCCATTTGTCGGAAATTACACCGCTCCAGTTGATCTTAGACCATTTTTTGCTCGCCCTCGGCACGGAGCAGGTCTATGGTCTCATACGCATGACGGAGATGGGGGATCACAATCGTCCCACCTACCACAAGCGCCACATTCATGGCATCTTCCAGTTCTTCATTGGTAAAACCCGTTTCTACACACTGTATCAGATGGTAGTCAATACAATCATTGCAACGGAGGACCATCGAGGCGACCAAACCCAGTAACTCTTTGGTCTGACTGGGTAACGCACCGTCCCGATAAGCATTGGTGTCTAAATTATAAACACGCTTGATGCCCAAATGCGAGCCTTGCTCCAAAATACGTTTATTCATCCGATCTCTGTACAATCGAAACTGTTCTATTCTATTCATCGGTTTTATTTGATAAATGAGTGAGGGTAGGTGGATCCAAGTGCATGGTTGGATCCCAAAGGTGTCGCGCCATTAAAACCAATCCTTCTGCTGTAAAATGTATGCCTTCTGACCTGAGGCGATCTTCCATAACAAAAGGGCCGCCAAAATGAAGCGCGCCAGACAAACCGCCAAAACGGTTCACCACCCGGTGTGCCGGAACATCAGGCGGACATTGGTTTAAGGCCCACCCTACCGCCCTTGCGGATTGTCCCGTACCCAAATACCGGGCGATGTGGCCATAGGTGGTAACATTGCCAAAGGGCACTTGGCGTGCCACGGCATAAACCCGTTCGTAAAAATCGGAAGTGGGCATCAGTTGTGTGCTGGATGTTATTGTTTTAAGACAAAGAAGTTACGTCAGACCTGGACCACAAACAAGACTAATCCGCCAGAGTGTACAAGGTTGCAAGACAGTCAGAAGCCATGTAAGACATAAAAACGATGGCGACCCCAGAACGGATGCCGCCACGTTTAACCCACGAGAGATGCGTTTGAGAGGTGATTATTGCCCATCCATAACGGATTGGAATGGATAATAGTGCCTTTGCGGAGGAGAATAAACCCTCTATTCATGATTGTCGCAAATTGTCGCAGGCATGTCGCAAATTGTCGCAGGCATGTCGCAAATTGTCGCAGGCATGTCGCATTTGTTGGGGTGTAGAAGCACGTTTTGAAGCAAAAAAACCGGTGCCAATCGTTTTGTGGTACATTCAAGTGCCACATTTTGTGCGCAGTTTCGCGGTTCATTGGCATGTTCAGGACAAGGGGAGTCTTGCGCCGCGTAGCCAGATTTGCTTATAGTCTTCGTCTTGTATGGTCAATCATCAGAGCTAAGTTAGAAAAAGTAGCGTTCTTCAAACTTGTCATGTCAGGGCAAAGATACCCCAGTGCCGAATGCCTCCCTTAGGGTTGTACAACACCTGTTCGCTGACGCCGAGCAGTTCGGCCACTTCTTTTGCGCCCTTACCGTTTTTTTGCATCCTCACTGCCTCTTTTGTGTGAACACGCTGTCATACTTGCGCCGCAAGCGGTTCACACCTACAGGACTTACTTGTTGTTGTTGTTTTCATCACACAATATTAAGTTAGATTTGTGCCCGGCTAAATCAGACCACCTCACCAAAAAGACCCATTGTGCTTTACAACGGGTCTTTCTGATTTTTTCAGCATAACTATTTTTACCGCATCAACACCATTTTACCGGTTTGGGCCATACGTCCGGTTTCGATACGGAAGAAGTACATGCCATTAGGAAGATTGGCATCAGGTTGCCATTGCACTTCATGGTGGCCTGCTGACCGGAATTCATCCGATACCAGTTGTAAACGCCGTCCTGTAAGGTCAAACACCGAGACTTGTACTTTTTCTGGCGTACTGACCGAGAACCGAAGGGTTGTGGTATTGCTAAACGGATTGGGATAAACTTGCTGGATGGCCAGTCCATTGGGTAAAGAGGTTTCCTCTTCCCTGTCCACGCTTGCATCGGAAGGGGTGAGCACAAAATCAAATTGGCTGGTTCCATTTGCCAGTTGGATAGGTTGGTTCAGTGTCAGTGCCGCAGTTCCATCTTGGTATTGCCCCTTGTATCCCACCTTACTGGCATAGATCCGGAGTTGGGCACCCGCAGAGAGGTCGGTGATCTGGAAGGCGCCATCTTTTTCGGTGGTAGCAACGGTGACCGGATTTCCCGCTTCATCCATCGCATATACCGAGGCACCAGAAATCGGTTGCCCTTTATCCGATTTCACGACGCCTTTTATCCGTGCCGAAGCATTGGCTTCTGTCGGCGTTTTATTTACATTCCCACCCATATCCAGCCAGCGATAGTACACCGGATTCAATCTAAGTACTAAGCCCTCCCAAGTGGGTTGATTGCTGTCAATCCGAAGCATCTCCGCCTGTGCAGGATCCCAAGTATCTTTGAAATACATGGGCATATGATAGGGTGCCTGTCCTTTTAAGACATAAGCACCATCCGGCACACCAGCCAAACGAAAACTGCCATCCTTTTGCGGAAGTGCGGTAAACACTTCTTCGGTATCCACATGCGTGAGTGTAACCACACTGTTCTCAATGGGGGTACGGCTATCGTTCAGCACCCATCCAGCCACCACCCCATTTCCAGTTAGGCGCTGGGGTAGGGCCACCAATTCAATGGACGTTTTGGCTCCACCCTCCACCTCTACCGCAACCGCCTCTTCTGGCTGGTTTACGTTACCGCTATATACCCGCAAGCCATCCGCAAAAGCCGCCACCTCGTATGCACCCCGAAAAACCTGATCGAATGCAAAACGGCCGTTCGCATCCGTTCGCGTGGTTTTTTGGAAAGAAGCCATCTTAAAGAACATCCAATCCATTCCATCCCCACCAGATCCCGCAGGTTTT of Bacteroidetes Order II. bacterium contains these proteins:
- a CDS encoding polysaccharide deacetylase family protein, whose protein sequence is MELLNMHKTVWFMLWALFGLSACNPPQPPPTSSSSPPVRTEKPATGFTRIKKTIIRGNRSQKKMALIISADQFAEGGGIVREILAKHRVKASFFLTGRFYRDSTRHALILGLKEDGHYLGAHSDQHLEYGFGDSLIIGKQEMTLDLLENYKAMEKFGIQKATAPYFLPPYEWYDASVAQWTQELGLTLIGMTPGSRSNADYTTPEMPNYKSSDAIFESIKAYEQSDSDGFNGFIMLVHMGTAPARTDKFYKRLGELVTWLKKKEYQLVRIDELLGAKSPLPKPISTTEIPADIPLEANGKVPADYCPICRKLHRSS
- a CDS encoding MGMT family protein: MPTSDFYERVYAVARQVPFGNVTTYGHIARYLGTGQSARAVGWALNQCPPDVPAHRVVNRFGGLSGALHFGGPFVMEDRLRSEGIHFTAEGLVLMARHLWDPTMHLDPPTLTHLSNKTDE
- a CDS encoding carboxymuconolactone decarboxylase family protein; translation: MNRIEQFRLYRDRMNKRILEQGSHLGIKRVYNLDTNAYRDGALPSQTKELLGLVASMVLRCNDCIDYHLIQCVETGFTNEELEDAMNVALVVGGTIVIPHLRHAYETIDLLRAEGEQKMV
- a CDS encoding patatin-like phospholipase family protein, producing the protein MNVQPKIGLALGGGGMKGLAHLGALSVLEKRGIKPDLVAGCSIGALVGVFYAAGMPVEEIRQVFMTQDLLELMSIRLDGKGLIDVDGLGDFLRFTLPYGRFEDLPTPFFAMCTDIEKGEEVVISSGQLAPAVLASTAVPGIFAPVQLEDRWLIDGGLFNNLPVQVLLDNGATQTIAVRLFNRNDWRVLGPQDTDDDRDGEVSWKEAIKHRLVRRTPLGLRVLERSLDLMIQQVEHLYLQLAPPDLLIEPDVHDISILGFTEDRDPIFERGVLAAERCFVDDQPKWLS